DNA from Actinomyces sp. oral taxon 897:
CTGCCGCCGGCGTGCCACTGCTCCACGGCGTGGTGGTAGATCCAGGCGTCCAGCATAAAGCGTGGTGAGCCGTCGGTGTTCCACGCCCACCGGTAGGCCGACGCCAGCAGCCCCACCCACCCCAGGGTCGTGGCCAGCAGGCGGATAAGGCCCGACGCCGGGGCTGCCGCCGGGCTCAGTGCCGGTGCGGACGGCGGTGTCAGGGCGGGCGCCGAGATGGGCGCCAGTGCCGGGCCCGCTGCCGGGGCTGCCGCCGCTGCCCCCGGTGCCGGTGCGGGCGCCGCGCCCTCTGCCGGGGCGGCCGCTGGGTCCGACGCCGTCGGGTCCGGGCGGGTGGCCCTGGGCCGCCGGGAGGGTGTTCCGGGCATCTCTACGCCTCCGGCAGGTGGTGGTGGACCCGGGCCCGGCGTACGACGCCAATGGTGGCCAGGGCCACGAGCACCGACAGCCAGGCGAAGACGGTCACGAGCACGTACCCGCCGCGGGAGCCGTGGGTGTCCACCAGGCGGCCGGCCAGCAGCGAGCCCAGGGAGACGCCCACGTTCATGGCGGTACCCACCCAGGTCAGGCCCTCGGTGAGCTGGTCACGGGGGGTGACCGCCTGGACGATGTGGTTGCCCACGGTAACGGTCGGGGCGATGGACGTGCCCGTGACCAGCATGAGGACCATGAGCACCGGGACCGAGCCGGCCAGGATGAAGGTGGAGGCACCCAGCGCCAGGGCGAGGACGCCCACGAGGAACTGCCTCCACATGGGCCAGGCCCAGGTCCGTGAGCCGTAGACGAGCGCGGCGCTCAGGGAACCCAGCGCCCAGGCCGCCAGCACCAAGCCGGAGGAGGAGGGACGCCCCTGCTCGGTGGCGAAGGCCACCGCGGTGACGTCATTGGCGCCGAACAGGGCGCCGCTGCCCAGGAACACGGCCACCACCGCCAGGACCGCGCCGTGCCTCAGGGCCGACGTCGCCGTGCGGGACGGCCCCGGGTGGAGGGCGGTCGCGTCGGGCCCGGGGCCTGCCCTGTCCGCCCGGCTCCGCCCGTTCGCGGGGTCGGCCGCCTGGCTCCGCCCGGCCGAGCGGTCCTGCGCATCCGCCTGGTCCCGCCCGGCCGCCCGGCCCTGCGAGCGCCTGGGTCTGCTCAAGGCGGACGCCGGTCCCGGGCCGTGGGCCGGGGGCTCGGTAGCACGCTGGGAGAGGAGCCACAGCCCGCCTCCCAGGTGCAGGCACAGGGCGGCGACCCACCCGGAGGTCACCGGCAGCGCCGCGGAGGTGCACAGGGCGGTGGCCGCCACCGGCCCCACCACGAAGACGACCTCGTCCAGGGCCGCCTCCAGGGAGAAGGCCGTGTGGATGTCGTCGGGGCTGTCCAGCACCGTGGTCCAGCGGGAGCGGACCAGGGAACCCATGGACCCGCCCAGGCCCCCGGCCACCAACGCCAGGGCCACCAGGACCCACAGCGGGGCCCGGAGGCCGGCTGCAGTGATCATCCCCACCATTCCCAGGGCCGAGCCGAGCACGGCGGGCAGCATGACCCGGGACTGTCCGCGGGCGTCCACCAGGCGCGCCAGGACCGGGGCCCCGACGGCGGTGGCGACGACCAGGGCGGCGCTCACCCCGCCGGCGGAGGTGTAGTTCCCGTAGAGGGACTGGACGGTCAGGATGGTGGAGATACCCACCATGGACATGGGGAAGCGGGCCAGGAAGCCGGCGGCCGAGAACTGGAGGGCGCCGGGCCTGCTCAGGATCCGGGCATAGCTCGAGGTCACCGGGCTCACCGGTGGGTGGAGTTGGCGCCGTTGCGCGCCATGGTGAAGCCCTCCCCGGTGATCTGGCTCCAGCAGGTGATCCCGGACTCGTCGGACGTGCAGGCCACGGTCCCGTTCTTGGCGCTGGCCCCGTAGTCCAGGGTCACCCCCACCGGGGAGAAGGACTGGGAGCACGAGCCCGTGGCCTGGCCGGACTTGCCCACCGAGCTGGTGAAGGGCTTGGAGCTGGCCGAGCAGGAGGCTCCCTGGGCGGTGAAGTTGTACTCCTTAATGGTGCACGAGGCCGTGTCCCCGTCCAGGCGGCAGGTGATGTTGCCGCTGGGGGCGGTGAAGCTCGACAGCTGCTGGGCGGTGGCGGGGGCCGGGTAGCGCAGCGCGGTGGGGGTGGCGGTGGGCGTGGGCGTGGGCGTGGCACTGGGGGTCGGGGTGGGCTTGCCCGCACCGGTCGTAGCGGTCGTCTGGGGGACGGAGGCCTCCTGGGTGGTGCTGGAGGTGGTCTGGACGGCCGTGGGCTTGCGGTTGTTGGCGGTGAGGAACCACGTCAGGGTGCCTGCCACGAGTACCACGACGACGCCGGTGAGGACCCACAGGACGGCGTTGGACTGGTGGTGCTCCTCCAGTATGTCCTGCTGGCCGCTCAGGAGGTCGGCCTGCGGGCCCATGGCCCCCGTCCCGGCCCCCGGAACGGCGCCCGCCCCGGGGCTGATCGGTACGGCGGGGCCCACCGGGACGACGGAGGAGGTGGGGCGGGTGTAGGTCCGGCTGTAGTGGACCGGCTCCGGGGTGCCGACCGCGCCCATGCTGGTGGTGGCTGCCGCGGCGGACTGGGCGGACTGGGCCGCCCACTGGTCCTGGGCGAGCTGGGCCGAGTCCTGGGCGGGGATGACCTTGGTGTCCCGGCCGGGGGGGCCGGGCCTGATGGCGGTGTCCGTGCCCACGCCCGGCTGGGCGGTCGGCCTGGGGCTCTGTATCGCCATGGTGGCCGCCTCCGAGGGGTCCGCGCCGCCGAAGCGGGCGGCCAGGGCGGCGTTGACCGCCGGGTCGCCGAGGCTGCCGAGCCACTCCAGCAGCGCCGGGTAGGTACTCGGGTTAGCGGCGATGGCTGGCCGCAGTCCCGGGTAGTCCTGCGCCAGCCGGTGGAGATCCTCCAGGGGGGCGTTGGGGTCTGAGGCACGTGCAAGGAGGTCAGCCTGAGACTGGGACATGATTGAGGTCCTTATGTGGGTGGGGTGTACCGCGGCCCGGCCACTTCCAGGGGTGGCGCGGTACCACTGGGATCTGGCCTATATCGTAGCCGAGGTGCGTGTGGAGGTGCCCCGGCGCCTGTGACAGGTTAGTCTCTGGCAGACACCAAGGAGACCGTATATGACCACCCCCGATCCCCGGCGCCGTGCTGGCAGCCACGCCGCGCCGAGCTTCCCGCCCGCGGCGGCCACCTCACCGGCCCCCACCCCCTCTTCCTCCCACTCCACCCTGTCGGCCTCGGACCTGGACCGGGCCGACGACCTGCTGTCCAAGGTCGCCAGCGTCTACTCCGAGCGGGTGGTGGGACAGCAGCGCCTGCGGGTGGCCCTGCTCTCCTCCCTCATTGCCGGGGGGCACGTGCTGCTGGAGTCCGTGCCCGGCCTGGCCAAGACCACGGCGGCCCAGGCCCTGGCCGCCGCCGTCTCGGGGTCGTTCCGGCGTATCCAGTGCACCCCCGACCTCATGCCGAACGACATTATCGGCACCCAGGTCCTCAATGTCTCCACCGGTGAGATGAGTACCCAGCTGGGGCCGGTGCACGCCAATATTGTCCTCCTGGACGAGATCAACCGCTCCAGCGCCAAGACCCAGTCAGCCATGCTGGAGGCCATGCAGGAGCGTCAGACGTCTATCGGCGGTGTTGTCTACCCTCTCCCCACCCCCTTCATGGTCCTGGCCACGCAGAACCCCATTGAGGAGGAAGGGACCTACGTCCTACCTGAGGCCCAGATGGACCGCTTCCTCATGAAGGAGGTCCTGACCTACCCCAGCCCTGCCGACGAGGCCGACATCCTGGAGCGCGTCGCCAGCGGCGCGTTCGAGAGGCGGATCAAGCACCCCCCGATCTCCATCCGTGACGTCATGTGGCTCCAGGAGGCGGTCAACGCCGTCTACGTGGCCCCCGTCATCCGCCAGTACATTGTGGCCCTGGTGGGGACCACCCGGGGCTCGGGGCCCCGCCCGGTGGCCGGTATCGAGCGGCACGTGCGGGTGGGCGCCTCCCCGCGCGGGGCCATCGCCCTCATGAAGGTGGCCCAGTCCATCGCCCTCCAGGACGGCCGCGGCTACGTCACCCCCGACGACGTGCGCCTCCTGCGCCACCCCGTCCTGCGCCACCGCCTGGTCCTGACCTATGACGCCCTGGCCGACGACGTCGCCCCCGAGTCCATTATCGACGCGGTCTTCCAGGCCGTCCCCACGCCCTGAGAACAGGACCGCCAGCCGCCCATGTCAGCTCCCAGCCCCTCCGGCGCCTCCTCGCTCTACCCGCCCCAGGAGCAGTCCGTCCCCCGGCCCAGCCGCGGCTCGCGGCTGGCGGGCGTGCGACGTCGTATGAGCCTGCCCGTGGTCCGGCGTGCCTCCGGGCTGCTGGACGGGCGCAACCGCTCCATCTTCGTGGGGCACGGCCAGGACTTCTCCGACCTGAGCCTCTACCGGCCCGGGGACGATGTGGAGGACATCGACTGGAAGGCCACCGCCCGCAACGGCAAGCCGGTCATCAAGCGCTTCCAGAGGGAGTCCAACCTGCCCCTGGTCCTGGCCCTGGACACCGGGCGCACCATGGGCGCCCAGGCCCCCAGCGGGGAGGACAAGCGCGACCTGGCCCTCTTCACCGCCGAGATCCTGGCCTACCTGGCCCGGATGCGCGGGGACACCGTGGCCGTGGTGGCCGGGGACGCCCAGCGGCTGGTCTCCCGCCCCCCGCGCTCGGGCAGCGAGCACGCCGAGATGATCCTGACCCTTATGGCCCGCCAGCTGTGGCACCTGGATGAGCTCGACCCCCTGGCCGCCCCCGCCTCGGACGTCTCGCGCGTCCTGGAGCGGGTCTCCACGACCTTCCGACGCCGCAGCCTGGTGGCGCTGGTCACCGACACCTCCCACCCGGACGCCTCCGCCAGCGACTGGCTGCGCCGCCTGAGCGTCCAGCACGAGCTCATGGTCGTCCAGGTGGCCGACGACCTGCCGGTGGCCCCCGGCAAGGGCCGCAGCCGCGACGTGGAGATGGTCCACGAGCTGCCCGCCTTCCTGCGTGAGGACGCCTCCCTGGCCGCCGAGATGGCCGGGGCCGACGCCTCCCGCCGCGGCCAGGTCTCCGCCCTCCTCGACTCCCGACACCTGGAGCACACCACCGTGACCTCCTCATCGACCCTCGTACCCGCCCTGGCCGAGCTCCTGCGCCGTCAGCGCCTGGCCTCCTCCCGCAGGCGGCGGGTGATCTGAGTGACGCTCAACTCCCCCGTCCTCATGCCCCTGTGGTGGATCATGGCCGCCATCGTGGGCCTGCTGCTGGTGACGGCCTGGCTGGTCTGGGTGTTCGTGAGCACCGCCCGGGACACCTCCTCCCGGGTCGGTGACATCCCCCTGGCGCCCGGGGACCGGAGCCGGTGGCTGGGCTGCGTGCAGGACGCCGCTGCCGCCTACGAGGCCGGTGAGCTCAGCGTGCGCGACCTCCACCTGGAGCTGGCCGCCGTCCTGCGGGGCTTCGCCACCCAGCGCACCGGAACCCCCATGGAGTCGCTCACGGTGGCCGAGATCCTCGACCTGGCCCAGGGGGCCGACCGGCGCAGCGTGATCGACCGTATCCGCTTCCTGCGCTCCCGGCGTCGCCCCGTGGACCGCAACCCCCTGGGGTACGTCGGGGAGCTGCTGACCGTGTGGGAGCAGCCCTCCTTTGACGCGGTCACCCGCGCCGACGCCCTGGAGGCCGTCCACGAGACCATGGAGGTGGTGACACGATGGTAATGAGCTGGCTGGCATGGGCCCTGGTCCTGGCGGGCCTGGTCCTGGCGGGCCTGGCCGTCGCCGGGGTGCTGGGGAGCCAGGCCGTGCGCCTGGCCGCGAGCCGGGGCCTGCGGCGGGTGGCCAACTCCGCCGGGCTCCTGACCGCCCCCGCGGTCCGACGTCGGATCAGGCTCCGGCGCTGGACCTACGCGGCCCTGGGCGGGGTGGTGGCGGTGGCCCTGGTGGCGGCGGCCGGGATCGCGGGACGGCCCGTGCACCGCACGGTGCGCAACGACCAGCTGGCCAACCGCGACATTATGCTCTGCCTGGACGTGTCGCTCTCCATGATCGGGGTGGACGCCAAGGTCCTGAAGACCTTCAGCACGCTCGTGGACTCCTTCGAGGGGGAGAGGGTGGGGCTGACGGCCTGGAACAACACGGCGCAGACGATCGTCCCCCTCACCGACGACTACGACACCCTGCGCAACCAGCTCACCGAGGTGGCCAACGCGCTGGACTTCGACACCAGCACCGCCACGTACCACGACCCCGCCTACCAGCGCTACGCGCGGACCTTCGCGGGCACCACCAACAGGGACATCAAGGCCTCCTCCCTGGACGGGGACGGGCTGGCCTCGTGCGCGGCCGCCATGGGCAACCAGAGCGTCAAGGACCGGCCCCGGATCCTCATCCTGGCCACCGACAACCAGGTCTACGACGACTACCACCTCCAGATCTACTCCCTGCAGGCCGCCGCGGACTTCGCCACCCAGAACAATATCAAGCTCATTACCCTGTTCGGCGTGGACGCCAAGAACCTGGACCCCGGTATCACCCAGGCCGATATCGACGCCGCCCGCACCGAGATCAAGAACGTCACCCTCGAGCACAACGGGCTCTTCTACGAGGTCGACGACCCCAACGCCACTTCCACCATTGTCAACGAGGTCGAGAGCACCCAGGTCAAGGAGGCCCGGGAGAACACCCAGGTCCGCACCACCGACGTCCCCGAGGTCTGGGCGGTCGTGCTCGCCGGGGCGGTCCTGGTCCTGCTCGCCGGAGCCGTCTGGAGGCGCGCATGACCTTCGTACCCATGGTCCCCGTGGCCGTCATCGTCCTGCTGGTCGTGGCCTACGCCGTCCTGCTGTGGCTCGGCGCCAGGTGGATCCGCCACGGCGGCGCCGAGCCGGGGGCCTGGCGGCGCTGGTGGCGCCGTGGCGCCCTGGCCGCCCTGGTCCCGGTCATCCTGGCGGGGCCCTCCGTGGAGCTCAAGGAGAAGGTCCCCGTCTCCAGCATCGAGGTCTACCTGGTGGTGGACCGCACCGGCTCCATGGCCGCCCAGGACTGGGACGGGGGCAAGGGGACCCGTCTGGACGGGGTGCGCGCCGACCTGACCGCCATCCGTGACGCCTACGCCGACGCCCGCTTCTCCGTCATCGCCCTGGACTCCACGGCGGCCCGTGAGCTGCCCCTGACCAGCGACGTCGAGGCCCTCACCACCTGGATCGCCAACCTGACCCCGGAGATCTCCTCCCGCTCCTCCGGCTCCTCCGTGGACCGCGCCCTGCCCCTGGTCACCCAGATCCTCTCCGACGCCAAGGAGCACCGTCCCGGTGGCTCGCGGATCCTCTACGTCCTGTCCGACGGGGAGTCCACCGAGGACGGCGCCACCCCGGGCACCATTAACCCCAGCTGGTCCACGGTGGCCGGCTACATCCAGGGCGGCGCCGTCCTGGGCTACGGCACCAAGGAGGGGGGCACCATGCGGCAGAACACCGGCACCGGTGCCACCGACGCCCCCCTCATCCAGGACCCCAGCGGCAAGGACGCTGTCTCCGTGCCCGACACCCAGGCGCTCTCGGCCCTCGCCTCGGCCCTGGGCGTGACCTATATCCAGCGTACCGGCACCAATGACGAGCCCACGAGCAAGTTCACCGACCTGAGCGTGGAGGGCAAGACCACCGAGGAGGACCGCACCCGTCGCTCCAGCCGCTACGTCGTGTGGCCCCTGGGGGTCGTGGCCGCCGGGCTGCTCATCTGGGAGGTCGCCAGCCTGGGCCGGGCGGACGTGGCCGCCCGTCGCCTGGTGTCCCGCTCCTCACTGACCCCCACGCAGACAGGAGGCCGCCGATGAGGCTGCACCGGGCGAGCAGGCACCGCACCGCGCAGGACGACGGGGGCCAGGGGCCCCAGGCGCGTGAGCCCCGTGCGGACCCGGGCCCGGAGGATCCTCGGGCGCGTCAGGCCCGCCTGACCCGACGTCGCCACCGCTTCGTCATCGGCGTCCTGCCCGCCCTGCTGGCCCTGGCGCTGTCCCTGTGGCTGGCCGCGGTGTGGGGGTGGACCTTTGCCGGGCACCGGGCGGCCATTGCCAAGGACTCCGCCCACGCGGTGCGCTACTACCGCACGGTGGAGCGGCTCAACCCCTGGTTCGAGCAGTGGCGGGTGCGCTACAACCTGGGCACGGCCGAGCTCGTGGACGACCAGGTCGACGCCGCGGTCAAGGACCTGGAGCGG
Protein-coding regions in this window:
- a CDS encoding MFS transporter; this translates as MTSSYARILSRPGALQFSAAGFLARFPMSMVGISTILTVQSLYGNYTSAGGVSAALVVATAVGAPVLARLVDARGQSRVMLPAVLGSALGMVGMITAAGLRAPLWVLVALALVAGGLGGSMGSLVRSRWTTVLDSPDDIHTAFSLEAALDEVVFVVGPVAATALCTSAALPVTSGWVAALCLHLGGGLWLLSQRATEPPAHGPGPASALSRPRRSQGRAAGRDQADAQDRSAGRSQAADPANGRSRADRAGPGPDATALHPGPSRTATSALRHGAVLAVVAVFLGSGALFGANDVTAVAFATEQGRPSSSGLVLAAWALGSLSAALVYGSRTWAWPMWRQFLVGVLALALGASTFILAGSVPVLMVLMLVTGTSIAPTVTVGNHIVQAVTPRDQLTEGLTWVGTAMNVGVSLGSLLAGRLVDTHGSRGGYVLVTVFAWLSVLVALATIGVVRRARVHHHLPEA
- a CDS encoding variant leucine-rich repeat-containing protein, with amino-acid sequence MSQSQADLLARASDPNAPLEDLHRLAQDYPGLRPAIAANPSTYPALLEWLGSLGDPAVNAALAARFGGADPSEAATMAIQSPRPTAQPGVGTDTAIRPGPPGRDTKVIPAQDSAQLAQDQWAAQSAQSAAAATTSMGAVGTPEPVHYSRTYTRPTSSVVPVGPAVPISPGAGAVPGAGTGAMGPQADLLSGQQDILEEHHQSNAVLWVLTGVVVVLVAGTLTWFLTANNRKPTAVQTTSSTTQEASVPQTTATTGAGKPTPTPSATPTPTPTATPTALRYPAPATAQQLSSFTAPSGNITCRLDGDTASCTIKEYNFTAQGASCSASSKPFTSSVGKSGQATGSCSQSFSPVGVTLDYGASAKNGTVACTSDESGITCWSQITGEGFTMARNGANSTHR
- a CDS encoding AAA family ATPase, with amino-acid sequence MTTPDPRRRAGSHAAPSFPPAAATSPAPTPSSSHSTLSASDLDRADDLLSKVASVYSERVVGQQRLRVALLSSLIAGGHVLLESVPGLAKTTAAQALAAAVSGSFRRIQCTPDLMPNDIIGTQVLNVSTGEMSTQLGPVHANIVLLDEINRSSAKTQSAMLEAMQERQTSIGGVVYPLPTPFMVLATQNPIEEEGTYVLPEAQMDRFLMKEVLTYPSPADEADILERVASGAFERRIKHPPISIRDVMWLQEAVNAVYVAPVIRQYIVALVGTTRGSGPRPVAGIERHVRVGASPRGAIALMKVAQSIALQDGRGYVTPDDVRLLRHPVLRHRLVLTYDALADDVAPESIIDAVFQAVPTP
- a CDS encoding DUF58 domain-containing protein, whose amino-acid sequence is MSAPSPSGASSLYPPQEQSVPRPSRGSRLAGVRRRMSLPVVRRASGLLDGRNRSIFVGHGQDFSDLSLYRPGDDVEDIDWKATARNGKPVIKRFQRESNLPLVLALDTGRTMGAQAPSGEDKRDLALFTAEILAYLARMRGDTVAVVAGDAQRLVSRPPRSGSEHAEMILTLMARQLWHLDELDPLAAPASDVSRVLERVSTTFRRRSLVALVTDTSHPDASASDWLRRLSVQHELMVVQVADDLPVAPGKGRSRDVEMVHELPAFLREDASLAAEMAGADASRRGQVSALLDSRHLEHTTVTSSSTLVPALAELLRRQRLASSRRRRVI
- a CDS encoding alpha-amylase, producing the protein MTLNSPVLMPLWWIMAAIVGLLLVTAWLVWVFVSTARDTSSRVGDIPLAPGDRSRWLGCVQDAAAAYEAGELSVRDLHLELAAVLRGFATQRTGTPMESLTVAEILDLAQGADRRSVIDRIRFLRSRRRPVDRNPLGYVGELLTVWEQPSFDAVTRADALEAVHETMEVVTRW
- a CDS encoding vWA domain-containing protein; translation: MSWLAWALVLAGLVLAGLAVAGVLGSQAVRLAASRGLRRVANSAGLLTAPAVRRRIRLRRWTYAALGGVVAVALVAAAGIAGRPVHRTVRNDQLANRDIMLCLDVSLSMIGVDAKVLKTFSTLVDSFEGERVGLTAWNNTAQTIVPLTDDYDTLRNQLTEVANALDFDTSTATYHDPAYQRYARTFAGTTNRDIKASSLDGDGLASCAAAMGNQSVKDRPRILILATDNQVYDDYHLQIYSLQAAADFATQNNIKLITLFGVDAKNLDPGITQADIDAARTEIKNVTLEHNGLFYEVDDPNATSTIVNEVESTQVKEARENTQVRTTDVPEVWAVVLAGAVLVLLAGAVWRRA
- a CDS encoding vWA domain-containing protein; translation: MTFVPMVPVAVIVLLVVAYAVLLWLGARWIRHGGAEPGAWRRWWRRGALAALVPVILAGPSVELKEKVPVSSIEVYLVVDRTGSMAAQDWDGGKGTRLDGVRADLTAIRDAYADARFSVIALDSTAARELPLTSDVEALTTWIANLTPEISSRSSGSSVDRALPLVTQILSDAKEHRPGGSRILYVLSDGESTEDGATPGTINPSWSTVAGYIQGGAVLGYGTKEGGTMRQNTGTGATDAPLIQDPSGKDAVSVPDTQALSALASALGVTYIQRTGTNDEPTSKFTDLSVEGKTTEEDRTRRSSRYVVWPLGVVAAGLLIWEVASLGRADVAARRLVSRSSLTPTQTGGRR